Below is a genomic region from Treponema sp. OMZ 798.
TGACAATCCTTTGCCCTGCATCCGAAAAAGAGCTGGATCTAATGCTTTCTTGGTCCCTTATTCAGGATAACCCGATAGCAATAAGATATCCTAAGGCCGATTGTCCTAAAGAAATACCCGAATTTTCTCAAAGCATAGAAAAAGGGCGGGGTGTACTGATAAAGAATTCCGATAAGAGCCGCATTTTAATAGCTTGTACCGGAGGGATGTACAATGAAGTTAAAGAGGCTTCTGCAATTCTTGCGCATAAGGGCTTGTTTACGGATATATATAATGTGAGATTTGCAAAGCCCATAGACGAAAAATATTTTTTAAATATTACAAAAGATTATTCACACATTCTTTTTGTAGAAGACGGCATGAAGATAGGCAGCTTAAGCTCGCACTTGGAATCCCTTATTTTAAGGTCCCAAATTAACAAAGCCGGGCACCAAAGCAGTAAAACCGGATATCAAAATAAAAGAACCGAGGTGCTTGCCTTTGAAGATATGTTCTTCCCCCATGGAACCCGCTCCGAAATTTTTAAAGGAGCAGGTGTATCGGCAGAACACATTGTGCAGGCAGCAGAGCTGCTTCTTGCCGAAACTCATACCGCTTCGGCTTTGACCTCTGTTCCGGTAAAGGAGAATTAGGATATGGAATTTATTAGAAACATTACGGCTTTTTATTCTTCATATCTAAGGCCTGTTTTTGATGTGCTTTTACTTGCTTTTTTGATGTACAAGGCCTACCAAATTTTATTAAAAACTCAGGCAATTCAGCTTATAAAGGGTGCAATGTCGATTTTGGTCATTTATGCCGTTGCCATGATTTTTAAGCTTGAAACCCTTTTATGGATTTTAAATACCCTAGGTCCCGGCCTTGTTATAGGTGTCGCCATCGTATTCCAGCCGGAACTTCGTAAAATATTTTTAAAGATAGGGCAGAGCAACTGGCTCAGAACCGGAAAGCACTCAAACCACAGTCATATAGATTCCGTTGTTACTGCTGCCGAAATCTTATCCGACAAAAGGCGGGGAATGTTGGTAGTTTTTATGCGCCGGAATAATTTAAAGGATATTATCGATACGGGAACAAAACTTAATGCGGGGCTCTCATCAAGTCTTCTGGTTACGATTTTCGGGCATGATACTCCTCTTCATGACGGAGCTGCAATTGTGCAAAACGGAATGGTAGTTTCAGCCGGCTGCTTCCTCCCCCTTTCGGAACAGCAGGATATAAGAAAGAGCTTTGGAACCCGTCACAGGGCGGCAATAGGTGTTTCCGAAGAAACTGATGCAGTAGTTCTTGTCGTATCCGAAGAAACGGGGGCCTTGAGCCTTGCCTATGATTCCCACCTTTATTACGATTTAAGTGCTGATGAAGTTGTAGCCCAGCTTGAGCAGCTTTTGGAAATAAAAAAATATTTTGCTCAAGAAGAATCTTTGGATTTAGCGGAGGCCTTACAAGATGAAAATTAAAAAAATAATTGACCGCTTAGCGGAAAACTGGCTTGCAAAGGTTATAAGTTTTGCCCTTGCCATAGTTTTGGTGCAGTTATATAAGGGCAGCCTTTTAGAAAAAAAATACTTTTATGCTCCCCTCGTTATAGAAAATTCGGGAGAGTTGGTTCCGGCTGTAAATATTCCGAGGCTGGTAAAAATTTCGGTCTGGGGAGATTCTACCGTTATAGCCCCTATTCGGGAAGAACATATAATGGCTTATATGGATTTGTCTGCAATCAGCAGTCCAGGAGAGTACCGCATTCCCATACAGGCTAAACTAAAGGGCTTGGCTTCAAGTATCAGTGATTTTGAAGTTGAAGTTGAACCTTCCGATATAAAGTTGACGCTTGAGGAAAGTTTATCTAAGAGGGTTAAT
It encodes:
- the cdaA gene encoding diadenylate cyclase CdaA: MEFIRNITAFYSSYLRPVFDVLLLAFLMYKAYQILLKTQAIQLIKGAMSILVIYAVAMIFKLETLLWILNTLGPGLVIGVAIVFQPELRKIFLKIGQSNWLRTGKHSNHSHIDSVVTAAEILSDKRRGMLVVFMRRNNLKDIIDTGTKLNAGLSSSLLVTIFGHDTPLHDGAAIVQNGMVVSAGCFLPLSEQQDIRKSFGTRHRAAIGVSEETDAVVLVVSEETGALSLAYDSHLYYDLSADEVVAQLEQLLEIKKYFAQEESLDLAEALQDEN